The following is a genomic window from Plectropomus leopardus isolate mb chromosome 3, YSFRI_Pleo_2.0, whole genome shotgun sequence.
cactgagaaataaatatgcatgCACAGTACGATATattaatcataattttatggaaTATTTTGCTGTTTAACTCATAAGTCACAGTGCtgtataaagaaaaacatccaacaCTCGTTCTTCTTGAGCTGTAACAGACGCAACACAGAGCGCGTCGTTCAAATGTCATCGCTCAGAGGACAAACTCCAGACCGTTCTACAGCTCTGTGTACAGTTTTCAGTACACGTGTAAGATTTTCCACATTATAGCAAATGTTTGAAACTCCTGCACATCATTAAAcatcctgtttcctgtttcaggGCTGCCGAGAAGAATAATGGATGAAACCTGTCACTAGCACTTGCTGAAGATTTCGATTGACTCCTCAAACTGAAGTATGGAGGGCAGCGACGATGTGTCTGTAAACATGACGCAGTCCCAGACGGATGTGTGCAGCGCggaggtgggaggaggaggaggaggaggaggaggaggagaaatccCCAGTAAGGTGGAGGAAGGAGTAACTCCCCTCGCTCCTGCGGATTCCTGCGGCAGCAGCGCGCCTGGACTGAGCAAAGGAGCGCTGTCGAACCTGGTGGAGCCTCCTGCGCCGTCAGTGGTGAGTCCCACCGCTGAAACTCCGGGAGGCGTGGCGCTCAAAGTCGCCACAACTGTGCTGCACCCGGTGTGCCTGGGAGACAGCCCGCTGATGCTGCCCATCCACCTCCAGATGGCCGGAGCAGCCGGCTCTCAGCTCGGCCAAATGGGGGCAGCACCGTACTTGATAACAAGCCAAAGCCCGGTTTCTCTTCCTCTGGTGTTGGATCAGCAGGTCATCCAGCACATGAGCCCCTCTGTGATTCCTCAGACCGCTAACAACGTCCTGTGTCAGAACCCTTTGACGTTTGGTTTACCTCCGGCCGTCGATCAGAAGACAGCAGGACAGACGCAGGAAGCCaatctgctctctctgctgcagaatCCAGCGTTTGCAGCCATCCTGCAGGATCTCTTCCCGTCCCAGGCGGGTTCATCCACCTGCCAGTCACCAGGCTCCACCTTcttccctcttcctcccctcaCACCTCCCTACACCTCCCCTCTGGCGCCACTAGTCCCTCCTGCTACGCTCTTAGTCCCCTACCCGGTCATCATCCCCCTGCCAGTGCCTCTGCCCGTCCCTCTGCCCATCCCCATCCCCGTCCCTCAGACCGAGGACTCGAAGGGGAACATGCCAAAACCAGTTTGCACTGTGAGCAAAAGCACTCAGACTTCTCCAAAAGATACTACCTCTCCATCATTGTCTTCACGCAAATGCACGCCGTCATTCCAGCCACAAAATGCATCCTCGCTTCCTCTAGACGAAGGACAAGCTCTAGACCTTTCTGTCAGAGCGTGTCCGGTTGAACTAAAACAGGAGTACCCCAGTCCGCAGCAGGACAGTGTGCTCGACTTGTCGGTGCCTGCTGTGAGGAAAAAGTGCGTTCAGTCAGACAGAGAAGTAGCTTTTCACTCTGGTCAGGAAACAAGCGGGACGTCTTTGTCTCTGGGCGTCGAATGCACTCAGAGTTTAGATTCCAAACTCCTGGGAAGTCTGGCTTCGCTGGAGTTCAGCCGGCAGCATAAGTGGGTGGTTGACAGCAGCTCTGGTGGGTCCAGTTCTCAGCAGGCGTCTCTGAGCGGACCCGGAAACCTCGAGATAGTCAGCGCTTCGCAAACAGCCAAGGTCATCGTCTCGGTGAAGGACGCCATCCCCGCCATCCTCTGCGGGAAGATTAAAGGCCTCTCAGGAGTCTCCACCAAGAACTTTTCCATCAAACGGGACGGCAGCCAGGGggcgtctctgcagcagctctacGCGGTGCCGTCCGCATCACACGGCGAGCAGCACGACCCAAACAACCCGCATAAAAAGGTCCCGAAGAACAGGGCGATCAAATTGAAGAAGGTCAACTCACAGGAGATCCATTTTCTGCCCATGAAGAAGCAGAGACTCGCAGCGCTGCTCCCCAGGAAGTGAAAGTGCACAGCAGAGGGGGATTAATTGCCGGACCGCTCTCGGGTAATCCTTCCAGAGCgtgtaacataaaacacatgTGGGGACGTTCTGTAATCAAACTCATACATTTACATGTCCAATCAGAGTTTGGCTCATAGAGACTGCTGAGGTTTGTGGATGTCTGAGTGTGACACTGTTACAGAAATGCTTTCCATCagagtttttctgtgtttttttttttaaataatgcactAGTTTTCAGTGTTATACTAAaccagaaatgtttttgtttggctgcttaaccccttgaaacctggatttttcaaaaacatggaaaaaaggcaataaaatggGCAAgaaacttgcaagaaattagtaaaaggtcattaaaaattaattttaaacatgaggGTAGGATTATTAGAAAGTTAACCC
Proteins encoded in this region:
- the LOC121941107 gene encoding retinoic acid-induced protein 2-like, with the protein product MEGSDDVSVNMTQSQTDVCSAEVGGGGGGGGGGEIPSKVEEGVTPLAPADSCGSSAPGLSKGALSNLVEPPAPSVVSPTAETPGGVALKVATTVLHPVCLGDSPLMLPIHLQMAGAAGSQLGQMGAAPYLITSQSPVSLPLVLDQQVIQHMSPSVIPQTANNVLCQNPLTFGLPPAVDQKTAGQTQEANLLSLLQNPAFAAILQDLFPSQAGSSTCQSPGSTFFPLPPLTPPYTSPLAPLVPPATLLVPYPVIIPLPVPLPVPLPIPIPVPQTEDSKGNMPKPVCTVSKSTQTSPKDTTSPSLSSRKCTPSFQPQNASSLPLDEGQALDLSVRACPVELKQEYPSPQQDSVLDLSVPAVRKKCVQSDREVAFHSGQETSGTSLSLGVECTQSLDSKLLGSLASLEFSRQHKWVVDSSSGGSSSQQASLSGPGNLEIVSASQTAKVIVSVKDAIPAILCGKIKGLSGVSTKNFSIKRDGSQGASLQQLYAVPSASHGEQHDPNNPHKKVPKNRAIKLKKVNSQEIHFLPMKKQRLAALLPRK